One window of Nocardioides dongkuii genomic DNA carries:
- a CDS encoding C40 family peptidase, which produces MPRRRIVPALVLSVSLVAASVTGSVGAAAADDPSDAGAGTPTRAEVLDARAAADAAAGTVAGVQARLAVAGARLQQTQVDAARAAEAFNGARWRAQEARREVRDASARSDTAARDLESHRAAYAGALTSSYGRAPELSALAAVTHADGPAAVLETSASLQTVQRALDERYDAFRAAATLAQVATDRAEDAQDAADAAAEDARAARDRAAAAAAAAAAEAQAVAAERARLLGELARLQDVSLELAEQRQAALEASAREQAAQAAAAAAETPAAAPAAQPAQPAQPQPAPAPAPAPQPQPAPEPQPAAPAPAAGVPAVLAFARAQLGEPYVWAAAGPSSWDCSGLTMGAWAAAGKSLPHYSVAQYEQSTPVSVSDLRPGDLVFWGDTGSPSSIYHVALYSGNGRIIHAPRTGRPVVEESMWAWPPTFFARP; this is translated from the coding sequence GTGCCCCGCCGTCGGATCGTCCCTGCCCTCGTCCTGAGCGTGTCCCTCGTCGCGGCGTCCGTCACCGGTTCCGTCGGCGCTGCCGCCGCGGACGACCCGTCCGACGCGGGCGCGGGGACGCCGACCCGCGCCGAGGTGCTCGACGCCCGGGCCGCCGCCGACGCGGCGGCCGGCACCGTCGCCGGCGTGCAGGCCCGGCTCGCGGTCGCCGGTGCCCGCCTCCAGCAGACCCAGGTCGACGCCGCCCGCGCGGCGGAGGCGTTCAACGGCGCCCGCTGGCGGGCCCAGGAGGCACGCCGCGAGGTCCGCGACGCGAGCGCCCGCTCGGACACGGCCGCCCGCGACCTCGAGTCGCACCGGGCGGCGTACGCCGGCGCGCTGACCTCGTCGTACGGCCGGGCGCCGGAGCTCTCCGCGCTCGCCGCCGTCACCCACGCCGACGGTCCCGCGGCGGTGCTGGAGACCTCCGCGTCCCTGCAGACCGTGCAGCGCGCCCTCGACGAGCGGTACGACGCGTTCCGCGCGGCCGCCACGCTCGCGCAGGTCGCGACCGACCGGGCCGAGGACGCCCAGGACGCCGCCGACGCGGCCGCCGAGGACGCCCGCGCCGCCCGCGACCGGGCCGCGGCCGCGGCCGCCGCCGCAGCGGCAGAGGCGCAGGCCGTGGCCGCTGAGCGCGCGCGGCTGCTCGGGGAGCTCGCCCGGCTCCAGGACGTCAGCCTCGAGCTCGCCGAGCAGCGGCAGGCCGCGCTCGAGGCGAGCGCCCGCGAGCAGGCCGCCCAGGCGGCCGCTGCTGCTGCCGAGACCCCGGCAGCCGCACCGGCCGCTCAGCCGGCCCAGCCGGCGCAGCCGCAGCCCGCGCCCGCCCCGGCCCCCGCGCCCCAGCCGCAGCCCGCGCCGGAGCCGCAGCCGGCCGCCCCCGCCCCCGCGGCCGGGGTGCCCGCGGTGCTCGCCTTCGCCCGCGCCCAGCTCGGCGAGCCGTACGTCTGGGCGGCCGCCGGCCCGTCGTCCTGGGACTGCTCCGGGCTGACCATGGGCGCCTGGGCCGCGGCGGGGAAGAGCCTGCCGCACTACTCGGTCGCCCAGTACGAGCAGTCCACCCCGGTCTCCGTCAGCGACCTGCGGCCCGGCGACCTGGTCTTCTGGGGCGACACCGGCAGCCCGTCCTCGATCTACCACGTCGCGCTGTACTCCGGGAACGGCCGGATCATCCACGCGCCCCGCACCGGCCGGCCGGTGGTCGAGGAGTCGATGTGGGCCTGGCCCCCGACGTTCTTCGCCCGCCCCTGA
- a CDS encoding GNAT family N-acetyltransferase produces MEIRVLRFDELDARTAYDVWRLRQAVFVVEQACPYPDLDGRDPEPGTRHVVGLLDGAVAGYARVLDDGDEARVGRVVLAREARGRGLSEPVLRAAIDAVGDRASVLDAQSPLAGWYAGFGYAVCGPEFLEDGIPHLPMRRPPTPR; encoded by the coding sequence GTGGAGATCCGGGTGCTGAGGTTCGACGAGCTCGACGCCAGGACGGCGTACGACGTGTGGCGGCTGCGGCAGGCGGTGTTCGTCGTCGAGCAGGCCTGCCCCTATCCCGACCTCGACGGCCGCGACCCCGAGCCCGGCACCCGCCACGTGGTGGGCCTGCTGGACGGCGCGGTGGCCGGGTACGCGCGGGTGCTGGACGACGGCGACGAGGCCCGGGTCGGCCGGGTGGTGCTCGCCCGCGAGGCGCGCGGCCGGGGGCTCTCCGAGCCGGTGCTGCGCGCCGCGATCGACGCGGTCGGCGACCGGGCGTCGGTCCTCGACGCGCAGTCCCCGCTGGCGGGGTGGTACGCCGGGTTCGGGTACGCCGTCTGCGGCCCGGAGTTCCTCGAGGACGGCATCCCGCACCTGCCGATGCGCCGGCCCCCGACCCCCCGTTGA
- a CDS encoding thiamine ABC transporter substrate-binding protein yields the protein MNLCTRARLQMVSITVPLTLLAASCSLGGGADEGGSDGDSTGSGPDTVVLVTHDSFALPEELVASFEEQSGLELEVRPSGDAGALTNKLVLTKDSPTGDVAFGVDNTFASRAVDEGVFASYAPTLPEGAAELELPGDEDDALTPVDTGNVCVNVDDTWFEREGIAPPRTLADLADPAYQDLLVVPGAATSSPGMAFLLATIAEFGEAWPAYWADLVDNGVKLTSGWSDAYQADFTQGGGKGDRPVVVSYDSSPAFTVDGEGGTTTSALLDTCFRQVEYAGVLAGAENPDGAEQVVDFLLSQEVQAALPTSMYVFPVSSDVELPAEWAEFAPQPDAPYDVDPDAIAANRDDWLREWSDVTSR from the coding sequence ATGAACCTGTGCACCCGTGCGCGCCTCCAGATGGTCTCGATCACGGTCCCGCTGACGCTGCTCGCGGCGTCCTGCTCGCTGGGGGGAGGTGCGGACGAGGGCGGATCGGACGGCGACAGCACCGGGAGCGGGCCGGACACGGTCGTCCTGGTGACCCACGACAGCTTCGCGCTGCCCGAGGAGCTGGTCGCGTCCTTCGAGGAGCAGAGCGGCCTCGAGCTCGAGGTGCGGCCGTCCGGCGACGCCGGCGCGCTGACCAACAAGCTGGTCCTCACCAAGGACAGCCCGACCGGGGACGTGGCGTTCGGCGTCGACAACACCTTCGCCTCCCGCGCGGTCGACGAGGGCGTGTTCGCCTCCTACGCGCCGACGCTGCCCGAGGGCGCCGCCGAGCTCGAGCTGCCCGGCGACGAGGACGACGCGCTGACCCCGGTCGACACCGGCAACGTGTGCGTGAACGTCGACGACACCTGGTTCGAGCGGGAGGGCATCGCCCCGCCGCGCACGCTCGCCGACCTCGCCGACCCGGCGTACCAGGACCTGCTCGTGGTCCCCGGCGCCGCGACCAGCTCGCCGGGGATGGCCTTCCTGCTGGCGACCATCGCCGAGTTCGGCGAGGCGTGGCCGGCGTACTGGGCCGACCTCGTCGACAACGGGGTCAAGCTCACCTCGGGCTGGTCGGACGCCTACCAGGCCGACTTCACCCAGGGCGGCGGGAAGGGCGACCGCCCGGTGGTGGTCTCCTACGACTCCTCCCCGGCGTTCACCGTCGACGGCGAGGGCGGGACGACGACCAGCGCGCTGCTCGACACCTGCTTCCGCCAGGTGGAGTACGCCGGGGTGCTGGCCGGCGCGGAGAACCCCGACGGCGCCGAGCAGGTGGTCGACTTCCTGCTGAGCCAGGAGGTGCAGGCGGCGCTGCCGACCAGCATGTACGTCTTCCCGGTCTCCTCGGACGTCGAGCTGCCGGCGGAGTGGGCGGAGTTCGCGCCGCAGCCGGACGCGCCGTACGACGTCGACCCGGACGCGATCGCCGCGAACCGCGACGACTGGCTGCGCGAGTGGAGCGACGTCACCAGCCGATGA
- a CDS encoding ABC transporter permease: MSLPAAGPAATRALTLAGLALGPVLVLGVFFVLPVTGMLARGFWADGSFDPGAVADVLARPRVHRVLWFTVWSASAATALSVLLGLPAAYALHRLDFPLRRLVRAALLVPFVLPTVVVGVAFKQLLGESGPLGPLGGLGLDGSPVAIVLGLTFFNVSVVIRVVGGTWESLDRRPAEAAAALGASPAQVFRTVTLPALRPAIVSAASVVFLFCAAGFGVVLTLGGLRYATVETEIYLLTTNLLDLQGAAALSILQLVVVTVLLAVAGRLRAVPDPSVSRDLAPVRRPRPADVPVLGATAVLLLFVGVPIATLVSGSLRVGGAWSLGNYRALTTEGSEQALLVPVTEALAFSLRTAVDATWMSLLLGLLVAVVVTRRSRSRAERRVRATLDGFFMLPLGVSAVTVGFGFLITLDRPPLDLRDTALLVPVAQALVALPLVVRTLVPVLHSVDDRQRQAAASLGASPLRAVLTVDLPVVWRPLLAAAGFAFAVSLGEFGATSFLARDDRPTVPVVIFRLIGHPGAMNYGMALAASVVLAATTALVMLAVERLRVPSVGAL, translated from the coding sequence ATGAGCCTCCCGGCAGCCGGTCCGGCGGCGACCCGGGCGCTCACCCTCGCCGGCCTGGCCCTCGGGCCGGTGCTGGTGCTGGGCGTCTTCTTCGTGCTGCCGGTGACCGGGATGCTGGCCCGCGGATTCTGGGCCGACGGGTCCTTCGACCCGGGCGCGGTCGCCGACGTCCTGGCCCGGCCGCGGGTGCACCGGGTGCTGTGGTTCACCGTGTGGTCGGCCTCGGCGGCGACCGCGCTCTCGGTGCTCCTCGGCCTGCCGGCGGCGTACGCGCTGCACCGGCTGGACTTCCCGCTGCGCCGGCTGGTGCGCGCGGCGCTGCTGGTGCCGTTCGTGCTGCCGACCGTCGTGGTCGGGGTGGCGTTCAAGCAGCTGCTGGGGGAGTCCGGCCCGCTCGGCCCGCTCGGCGGGCTCGGGCTCGACGGCTCCCCGGTGGCGATCGTGCTGGGGCTGACGTTCTTCAACGTCTCGGTGGTGATCCGGGTGGTCGGCGGAACCTGGGAGTCGTTGGACCGCCGGCCCGCGGAGGCGGCGGCCGCGCTCGGGGCGAGCCCCGCGCAGGTCTTCCGCACGGTGACGCTCCCCGCGCTGCGGCCCGCGATCGTCTCGGCGGCGAGCGTGGTGTTCCTCTTCTGCGCCGCCGGGTTCGGGGTGGTGCTCACCCTGGGCGGGCTGCGCTACGCGACCGTGGAGACCGAGATCTACCTGCTGACCACCAACCTCCTGGACCTGCAGGGCGCGGCCGCGCTGTCGATCCTGCAGCTGGTCGTGGTGACCGTGCTGCTGGCGGTGGCCGGGCGGCTGCGCGCCGTCCCCGACCCGAGCGTGTCCCGCGACCTCGCGCCGGTCCGCCGGCCGCGGCCGGCCGACGTACCCGTCCTGGGCGCGACGGCGGTGCTCCTCCTCTTCGTCGGCGTGCCGATCGCGACCCTGGTCTCCGGGTCGCTGCGGGTCGGCGGGGCGTGGAGCCTCGGCAACTACCGCGCGCTCACCACCGAGGGGTCCGAGCAGGCGCTGCTGGTGCCGGTCACCGAGGCGCTCGCCTTCTCGCTGCGCACCGCGGTGGACGCCACCTGGATGTCGCTGCTCCTGGGGCTGCTGGTCGCGGTCGTGGTCACCCGCCGCTCGCGCTCGCGCGCCGAGCGCCGGGTCCGCGCCACGCTCGACGGCTTCTTCATGCTGCCGCTGGGGGTCTCCGCGGTGACCGTGGGCTTCGGCTTCCTGATCACCCTGGACCGGCCGCCGCTGGACCTGCGCGACACCGCACTGCTGGTGCCGGTCGCCCAGGCGCTGGTCGCGCTGCCGTTGGTAGTTCGCACCCTCGTGCCGGTGCTGCACTCCGTCGACGACCGGCAGCGGCAGGCGGCGGCGTCCCTCGGCGCGAGCCCGCTGCGGGCGGTCCTCACCGTCGACCTGCCGGTGGTGTGGCGGCCGCTGCTCGCCGCGGCGGGGTTCGCGTTCGCGGTGTCCCTCGGCGAGTTCGGGGCGACCTCGTTCCTCGCCCGCGACGACCGGCCGACCGTGCCGGTGGTGATCTTCCGGCTCATCGGCCACCCGGGTGCGATGAACTACGGCATGGCCCTCGCCGCGTCCGTCGTCCTCGCCGCCACCACCGCCCTGGTGATGCTGGCCGTCGAGCGGCTCCGCGTGCCGTCGGTCGGGGCGCTGTGA
- a CDS encoding phosphatase PAP2 family protein produces the protein MYRRAYVLLIGIAGAMGLWAVITATVLDEKLGDPEGSFLGPSYIRLPLLLTGALLLDLVPRIVWQARLRPSAMPGVIRERLRTHWTRDRIVLVALGIISFYITYVSYRNLKSFLPKVRPNPDAPEGVIEALSYDRELHILDRALFFGHEPATVLHEVLGTNVTAHVLSYIYLWFLPMVPLGVTAWLVWSRNMSFGYWFVTSQCIAWTLGTISYYALPTIGPGLEYVALYNDLAHTPTRSLMYGLVEDRQGVLAGVGEMQTVAGFASLHTAITLLLALMVQFTIDSKIAKWAVWVNFGLTVVATLYFGWHYVADDLAGILIALVAFYLGGVVTGQDFTKPARRKAAAEPLPDDEAYRTTTM, from the coding sequence GTGTATCGACGCGCCTACGTCCTCCTGATCGGCATCGCGGGCGCCATGGGCCTGTGGGCGGTGATCACCGCCACCGTCCTGGACGAGAAGCTCGGCGACCCGGAGGGCAGCTTCCTCGGCCCGTCGTACATCCGGCTGCCGCTGCTGCTGACCGGCGCCCTCCTGCTCGACCTGGTGCCCCGGATCGTCTGGCAGGCGCGGCTCCGGCCGTCGGCGATGCCTGGCGTGATCCGCGAGCGGCTGCGCACGCACTGGACCCGCGACCGCATCGTCCTGGTCGCGCTCGGGATCATCAGCTTCTACATCACCTACGTCAGCTACCGGAACCTCAAGTCGTTCCTGCCGAAGGTGCGTCCCAACCCCGACGCCCCCGAGGGCGTGATCGAGGCGCTCTCCTACGACCGCGAGCTGCACATCCTGGACCGGGCGCTGTTCTTCGGCCACGAGCCGGCGACGGTCCTGCACGAGGTGCTCGGTACCAACGTGACCGCGCACGTGCTGTCCTACATCTACCTGTGGTTCCTGCCGATGGTGCCGCTCGGCGTCACCGCCTGGCTGGTCTGGTCGCGCAACATGTCGTTCGGCTACTGGTTCGTGACCTCCCAGTGCATCGCCTGGACGCTCGGCACGATCTCCTACTACGCGCTGCCGACCATCGGCCCCGGCCTCGAGTACGTCGCGCTCTACAACGACCTCGCGCACACCCCGACGCGCTCCCTGATGTACGGCCTGGTCGAGGACAGACAGGGAGTGCTCGCCGGGGTGGGGGAGATGCAGACCGTCGCGGGCTTCGCCAGCCTGCACACCGCGATCACGCTGCTGCTGGCGCTGATGGTGCAGTTCACGATCGACAGCAAGATCGCGAAGTGGGCGGTCTGGGTGAACTTCGGGCTCACCGTCGTCGCCACCCTCTACTTCGGCTGGCACTACGTCGCCGACGACCTCGCCGGCATCCTGATCGCCCTGGTCGCCTTCTACCTCGGTGGCGTGGTCACGGGGCAGGACTTCACCAAGCCCGCGCGGCGGAAGGCGGCGGCCGAGCCCCTGCCCGACGACGAGGCCTATAGAACTACAACGATGTAA
- a CDS encoding ABC transporter ATP-binding protein, whose protein sequence is MLRVEDVTVAYDGVPAVRDVTLDLPDGSVLAVLGPSGSGKSTLLRAVAGLEPVASGRISWDGRDLARVPTHRRGFALMFQDGQLFGHLTVGRNVGYALRLRRARNTASRVAELLELVGLTGYADRLPATLSGGERQRVALARALAVEPRLLLLDEPLSALDAGLRERLAGDLRRILRAAGTTALMVTHDHEEAFTVADRLAVMRDGRLVQEGEIAAVWRAPADPATALFLGYAGVLTGAAAARVLAVAGLPPAPAVAVRRSALTVQGSVEDPGGLVGTVVSARATPEQVRLVVTVDGVGDLDAVAPLDRHPGAGERVRLGVEAARLAPIPTGNVQEQSLH, encoded by the coding sequence ATGCTGCGGGTCGAGGACGTCACGGTGGCCTACGACGGCGTCCCCGCCGTCCGCGACGTCACCCTCGACCTGCCCGACGGCAGCGTCCTGGCGGTGCTCGGGCCCTCGGGCAGCGGCAAGTCGACGCTGCTGCGGGCGGTGGCCGGCCTGGAGCCGGTCGCGTCGGGGCGGATCTCGTGGGACGGCCGCGACCTCGCGCGGGTGCCCACGCACCGGCGCGGCTTCGCGCTGATGTTCCAGGACGGCCAGCTCTTCGGCCACCTCACGGTGGGGCGCAACGTCGGCTACGCGCTGCGGCTGCGCCGGGCGAGGAACACCGCGTCCCGGGTCGCCGAGCTGCTCGAGCTCGTCGGCCTCACCGGGTACGCCGACCGGCTGCCGGCGACGCTCTCGGGCGGCGAGCGGCAGCGGGTCGCGCTGGCCCGGGCGCTGGCCGTCGAGCCGCGGCTGCTGCTGCTCGACGAGCCGCTGTCCGCGCTCGACGCCGGCCTGCGCGAGCGGCTCGCCGGCGACCTGCGCCGGATCCTGCGCGCCGCCGGCACGACCGCGCTGATGGTCACCCACGACCACGAGGAGGCGTTCACCGTCGCCGACCGGCTCGCGGTGATGCGGGACGGCCGGCTGGTCCAGGAGGGCGAGATCGCCGCCGTCTGGCGGGCGCCGGCCGACCCCGCGACCGCGCTCTTCCTCGGGTACGCCGGGGTGCTGACCGGCGCCGCCGCGGCCCGGGTGCTGGCCGTCGCGGGGCTGCCGCCGGCGCCCGCGGTCGCCGTACGACGCTCGGCGCTGACCGTGCAGGGGAGCGTCGAGGACCCCGGAGGACTGGTCGGCACGGTCGTCTCCGCGCGCGCCACGCCGGAGCAGGTGCGCCTCGTCGTCACCGTCGACGGGGTGGGCGACCTGGACGCCGTGGCGCCGCTGGACCGCCACCCCGGAGCCGGCGAGCGGGTCCGGCTGGGGGTCGAGGCGGCCCGGCTGGCACCGATACCCACGGGCAACGTTCAAGAACAGTCCTTACACTGA